The following proteins are encoded in a genomic region of Spirosoma sp. SC4-14:
- a CDS encoding RagB/SusD family nutrient uptake outer membrane protein: MLLEIRREWGIELVLEGFRFSDIIRWNRGPLMEQTWNGFYVPALNTPLDLDGKNDVVFYKVKPTTQVPGITYVNVAETVNGVPNPQRLKNDTYDELTWFTNITRKWDDKFYLYPIPTANLQINPKLGQNPGW; the protein is encoded by the coding sequence GTGCTGCTGGAAATTCGTCGCGAATGGGGTATTGAGCTGGTACTGGAAGGCTTCCGTTTTTCAGATATTATTCGCTGGAATCGTGGGCCGCTAATGGAGCAGACCTGGAATGGCTTTTATGTTCCGGCACTGAATACCCCCCTGGATCTGGATGGCAAGAACGATGTTGTTTTCTACAAAGTAAAACCTACCACTCAGGTTCCTGGCATTACGTATGTCAACGTTGCCGAAACCGTAAACGGTGTACCTAATCCGCAGCGGCTGAAAAACGATACCTACGACGAACTAACGTGGTTTACTAACATCACGCGGAAATGGGACGACAAGTTTTATCTGTACCCCATTCCAACCGCCAATCTGCAAATTAACCCCAAACTAGGGCAGAATCCGGGATGGTAA
- a CDS encoding endonuclease/exonuclease/phosphatase family protein translates to MRILSFLLLITVLSTQVSIAQKSEPINVATYNLRYNNKGDGVNAWPNRKEFVKALIRFHEFDIFGTQEGLRGQLNDIAELNEFAFFGAGRDDGKEAGEHSAIFYRKDRFRMLESGNFWLSETPDKPGKGWDATCCNRICSWAKFRDLKTKKEFFFFSVHFDHQGVEARRQSGKLMVARIKEIAKNDPVILVGDLNSTPDTEQVQTIQTLLRDAHNVSAQPPYGPEGTFNSFKFDAPMDKRIDYIFVSKQFDVLKYGVLTDAKEQRYPSDHQPVVAKVVLN, encoded by the coding sequence ATGCGCATACTATCATTTCTTTTACTGATTACTGTTTTGAGTACACAGGTGTCGATTGCTCAGAAATCGGAGCCGATCAACGTGGCTACCTACAACCTTCGCTACAACAACAAAGGCGACGGTGTGAATGCCTGGCCCAATCGGAAGGAGTTCGTAAAAGCCCTGATCAGGTTTCATGAGTTCGACATTTTTGGTACGCAGGAAGGGCTTCGTGGCCAATTGAACGACATTGCCGAACTGAACGAGTTTGCCTTTTTTGGCGCAGGTCGCGACGACGGAAAAGAAGCAGGTGAACATTCGGCTATTTTTTACAGGAAGGATCGGTTCAGGATGCTTGAGTCGGGTAATTTCTGGCTGAGCGAAACGCCCGACAAACCCGGAAAAGGCTGGGATGCTACCTGCTGCAATCGAATTTGCTCCTGGGCTAAGTTTCGGGACCTGAAAACCAAAAAAGAATTTTTCTTTTTCAGCGTTCACTTCGATCATCAGGGCGTTGAAGCCCGTCGGCAGTCGGGCAAGCTGATGGTAGCCAGGATTAAAGAGATTGCTAAAAACGATCCGGTCATTCTGGTTGGCGACCTCAACTCAACGCCCGACACCGAACAGGTACAAACGATTCAGACCCTCCTTCGCGACGCTCATAATGTTAGCGCCCAACCGCCCTACGGCCCAGAAGGCACCTTCAACAGCTTTAAGTTCGATGCACCAATGGACAAACGGATCGACTACATTTTTGTCAGCAAACAGTTCGATGTCCTCAAATATGGCGTTCTGACCGACGCCAAAGAGCAACGGTACCCATCCGATCACCAGCCGGTAGTTGCCAAAGTAGTTCTGAACTAA
- the carB gene encoding carbamoyl-phosphate synthase large subunit: MPKNAQLRSVLIIGSGPIVIGQACEFDYSGSQAARSLREEGIEVALINSNPATIMTDPINADHVYLLPLEKKSIVEILKKHQDMGRPIDAVLPTMGGQTALNLAIDCDKAGIWEKYNVQIIGVDIRAIETTEDREKFRLKMLELGIGVCKGRTARSFLEGKEIAQEIGFPLVIRPSFTLGGTGGGFVERPEDFDKALTNGLHASPVHEVLVEQSVMGWKEYELELLRDGNGNFIIICSIENFDPMGIHTGDSITVAPAMTLPDTLYQKMRDLSIKMMNGIGQFAGGCNVQFSVNPATDDIIAIEINPRVSRSSALASKATGYPIAKIAAKMAIGYNLDELINPITGTTSAFFEPAIDYVIVKIPRWNFDKFPGADRSLGLQMKSVGEAMGIGRNFQEALQKACQSLEIRRNGLGADGRELTDRDALTESLAHPSWNRLFHIYDAFKAGMSFRTIQQLTKIDPWFLHQIEELIELEREIQQYDLEDLPPELLRMAKQKGYADRQLAHILQVKESKIYQYRQQHNIRRVYKCVDTCAAEFEAKTPYYYSTFNNQLPITQDRPEPVSDLPGNESVRSNRKKIVVLGSGPNRIGQGIEFDYSCVHGVLAAKEAGYETIMINCNPETVSTDPDIADKLYFEPVFWEHVHAIIMHEQPEGVIVQLGGQTALKMAEKLTRYGIKIIGTSWEALDLAEDRGHFSDMLRKLEIPYPKFGTVRESEAAIELSRELGFPLLVRPSYVLGGQSMKIVINENELEQHVMKILRDIPDNNILLDHFLENAIEAEADAICDGEDAYIIGIMEHIEPAGIHSGDSYAVLPAFDLSENVIRQIEEYTKKIAVALKTVGLINIQFAIKDEQVYVIEANPRASRTVPFICKAYQEPYVNYATKVMLGDKKVKDFTFKPVKKGYAIKIPVFSFNKFPNVNKELGPEMKSTGEGIYFIDDLTDDFFQKVYSERNLYLSR, from the coding sequence ATGCCCAAAAACGCTCAACTCCGCTCAGTTCTTATCATCGGTTCCGGTCCTATCGTTATCGGGCAGGCTTGTGAGTTCGACTATTCTGGTTCGCAGGCGGCTCGGTCACTGCGCGAAGAAGGAATAGAAGTTGCCCTCATCAACTCGAATCCGGCTACGATCATGACGGACCCGATCAATGCGGATCATGTCTATCTGTTACCGCTGGAGAAAAAATCCATCGTCGAAATCCTGAAAAAACACCAGGACATGGGTCGGCCCATTGATGCTGTATTGCCAACAATGGGTGGGCAAACGGCGTTGAATCTGGCCATCGATTGCGATAAAGCCGGAATCTGGGAAAAGTATAATGTACAGATTATTGGTGTCGACATTCGGGCCATTGAGACGACTGAAGACCGCGAGAAGTTCCGTCTGAAAATGCTCGAACTGGGCATTGGTGTCTGCAAAGGGCGCACAGCCCGGTCGTTTCTGGAAGGAAAAGAAATCGCTCAGGAAATTGGCTTTCCGCTCGTCATCCGCCCATCGTTTACATTGGGTGGCACAGGGGGTGGTTTCGTAGAACGGCCCGAAGATTTCGACAAGGCGCTGACCAACGGCCTGCACGCATCGCCCGTGCATGAAGTACTGGTCGAACAAAGCGTAATGGGCTGGAAAGAATACGAGCTGGAACTCTTACGCGACGGTAACGGTAATTTCATCATTATCTGTTCGATTGAAAACTTCGATCCGATGGGAATTCATACCGGCGACAGTATTACGGTTGCTCCGGCTATGACGCTGCCCGATACGCTTTACCAGAAAATGCGCGACCTGTCCATCAAAATGATGAACGGCATCGGGCAGTTTGCGGGTGGCTGTAATGTTCAGTTCTCGGTCAATCCGGCTACCGACGACATCATTGCCATCGAAATTAACCCACGCGTTAGCCGCTCGTCGGCGCTGGCATCGAAAGCAACGGGCTACCCAATTGCCAAGATTGCCGCCAAAATGGCCATCGGTTATAATCTCGACGAATTGATTAACCCAATCACCGGTACGACATCGGCGTTCTTCGAACCCGCTATCGACTATGTGATCGTGAAAATACCGCGCTGGAATTTCGACAAATTTCCGGGAGCCGACCGCTCGCTGGGCCTGCAAATGAAATCGGTGGGCGAAGCGATGGGTATTGGCCGTAACTTCCAGGAAGCCCTGCAAAAAGCCTGTCAGTCGCTCGAAATCCGGCGCAATGGTTTAGGAGCCGACGGCCGCGAACTAACCGACCGCGATGCGCTGACCGAAAGTCTGGCGCATCCGAGCTGGAACCGTCTGTTCCACATCTACGATGCCTTCAAGGCGGGCATGTCGTTCCGTACCATTCAGCAGTTAACCAAAATCGACCCCTGGTTCCTGCATCAGATTGAAGAACTGATCGAGCTGGAGCGCGAAATTCAACAGTACGATCTGGAAGACCTGCCGCCCGAATTGCTGCGTATGGCCAAGCAAAAAGGCTATGCCGACCGTCAGCTTGCGCATATTTTGCAGGTTAAAGAGAGCAAAATCTATCAGTACCGCCAGCAGCATAATATTCGTCGCGTTTATAAGTGCGTTGATACCTGTGCGGCTGAGTTTGAGGCTAAAACGCCCTATTACTACTCGACCTTCAACAACCAGTTGCCTATCACGCAGGATCGGCCCGAGCCGGTCTCTGATTTGCCCGGCAACGAGTCGGTACGTAGCAATCGGAAGAAGATTGTAGTGCTGGGTTCAGGGCCTAACCGCATAGGCCAGGGTATCGAGTTCGACTACTCCTGCGTACATGGCGTATTGGCAGCTAAAGAAGCGGGGTATGAAACCATCATGATTAACTGTAATCCTGAAACGGTTTCGACCGACCCCGACATTGCCGATAAACTGTATTTCGAACCCGTTTTCTGGGAACACGTTCATGCCATTATCATGCACGAACAGCCCGAAGGCGTTATCGTACAGCTTGGCGGTCAGACAGCCCTGAAAATGGCTGAAAAATTGACTCGCTATGGCATCAAGATTATCGGTACAAGCTGGGAAGCCCTCGATCTGGCCGAAGATCGGGGCCATTTTTCCGATATGCTCCGTAAGCTTGAGATTCCCTATCCAAAATTCGGCACTGTACGTGAATCCGAAGCCGCTATCGAGCTATCGCGGGAGTTAGGTTTCCCCTTGCTCGTTCGCCCCAGCTATGTATTGGGTGGTCAAAGCATGAAAATCGTCATCAATGAAAACGAGCTGGAACAGCACGTGATGAAGATCCTGCGCGACATTCCTGATAACAATATTCTGCTCGATCATTTCCTCGAAAATGCCATTGAAGCCGAAGCCGACGCTATCTGCGACGGTGAAGATGCCTACATCATTGGTATCATGGAACATATCGAACCGGCCGGTATTCACTCTGGCGACTCCTACGCCGTGTTGCCTGCTTTTGACTTGAGCGAAAACGTAATTCGTCAGATTGAGGAATATACGAAGAAAATAGCGGTTGCACTGAAGACCGTTGGCCTGATTAATATTCAGTTTGCCATCAAAGATGAGCAGGTGTATGTGATCGAAGCGAACCCACGGGCCAGCCGAACGGTACCGTTCATCTGCAAAGCGTATCAGGAGCCTTACGTAAACTACGCGACGAAGGTGATGCTGGGCGACAAGAAAGTGAAAGACTTTACGTTCAAGCCCGTTAAGAAAGGCTATGCGATCAAGATTCCGGTCTTCTCGTTCAACAAATTCCCGAACGTCAACAAAGAACTGGGGCCCGAAATGAAATCGACCGGCGAAGGCATTTATTTCATCGATGATTTGACCGACGACTTCTTTCAGAAAGTCTACTCCGAACGGAATCTGTATCTGAGCCGGTAA
- a CDS encoding phosphoglycerate mutase family protein, whose amino-acid sequence MRLTLLFLTLLAFIAGCSTTTVYIVRHGEKVDESDSTNLSPAGFARANALADTLANRGIDSIFSTPYRRTRQTAEPLAKRMGVAITNYPAKPVDAIVERVRHIRNKTVLVVGHSNTILEIAKGLGTSPSLAKIESGDFDNLLRVRIHRGPFAKSIDLSQSTYGQITPP is encoded by the coding sequence ATGCGTCTTACACTACTTTTTCTAACCTTACTGGCGTTTATCGCAGGTTGTTCGACCACAACGGTGTACATTGTACGGCATGGCGAAAAAGTAGACGAAAGCGATTCCACAAACCTCAGTCCAGCGGGCTTTGCCCGTGCCAATGCACTCGCCGACACGCTGGCCAATCGGGGCATCGATTCTATTTTCTCGACACCCTACCGACGTACCCGCCAAACTGCCGAACCACTGGCCAAACGCATGGGCGTTGCCATTACCAACTATCCAGCCAAGCCTGTTGACGCTATTGTAGAACGTGTCCGACATATTCGGAACAAAACCGTTCTGGTAGTTGGGCATAGCAACACGATTCTGGAGATTGCCAAAGGTCTTGGCACTTCGCCTAGCCTGGCTAAAATTGAATCCGGCGATTTCGACAATCTGCTTCGGGTTCGGATTCATCGCGGCCCGTTCGCTAAATCCATTGACCTTTCACAAAGTACCTACGGCCAAATTACTCCTCCATAA
- a CDS encoding FAD-binding oxidoreductase: MKRLVSILFLNLLSPGPLCSAQPIKEATAAPVVIKKTAKAITPATYTGKQVVVGNGGGFTGASTSYYLLENGQLFGRRSHDTTFTFLAKQTTTNTKRIFSKVENSCKIKKTRFDHPGNVYTFVQWRKGKTSYKVTWGATGKKAPSNYPKFYNSFMAMIPASLRLK, translated from the coding sequence ATGAAACGACTTGTTAGTATCCTGTTCCTCAACCTGCTTTCGCCAGGTCCCCTATGCTCAGCGCAACCGATTAAAGAGGCTACTGCTGCGCCTGTAGTAATCAAAAAAACGGCAAAGGCCATTACACCTGCCACCTATACCGGAAAGCAGGTTGTAGTAGGCAATGGTGGCGGTTTTACGGGCGCATCTACCAGTTATTATTTACTCGAAAATGGGCAGTTGTTTGGCCGTCGGAGCCACGATACAACCTTTACGTTTCTGGCCAAACAAACGACCACCAACACAAAGCGCATTTTTTCGAAGGTCGAGAACAGTTGTAAAATCAAAAAAACGCGGTTCGATCATCCCGGCAACGTCTACACGTTTGTTCAGTGGCGCAAAGGGAAAACGAGTTATAAAGTGACCTGGGGGGCTACAGGCAAAAAAGCGCCATCCAATTATCCTAAATTCTACAATTCGTTCATGGCCATGATTCCGGCTTCGCTACGACTCAAGTAG
- a CDS encoding M4 family metallopeptidase, translating into MKQHVLVLALLTATVAAAQQPTGGFAPKAKTSSASKGLAARLNAVVVPVPKNQTARQSFQATSGSQLRIQPIRLRVIHDEKTGLPVFIERKAASLSTTSQKNSGARLSAAAATSATFQFLGQVKGLLKVTNPEATFTVSRTDTDDLGQMHVRMSQTYAGVPVLGSELVAHLTNGEVTVLNGRYQPIPDGLSTTPKLALAEASDRALKDVRSQVKVRTFGDNILNMKPTEGDLCIFTSTGGAKLAYQLTVRPNILERWEYIIDAQTGNVLDKYNTTCTFLGPIKASGRDLNGQNRSFQTYQDGSGYYMIDASRPMFNASTSKMPSSPAGALWTIDARNTFGDNQKIYQITSSNNTDWSPTAVSAHYNAGVAYDYYRNTFNRNALNGNGATMISLINVKDDDGTALDNAYWNGKVMAYGNGKLLKPLAGALDVAGHEMTHGVIENTANLQYKSQSGAINESMADVFGTMIDRDDWMMGEDIATPNILPSGAVRNLSNPNQGGKVKDPNGYQPATMSQYENTTDDNGGVHTNSGIPNFAFYKFATTIGKDKAEKVYYRALTTYLVRTSQFLDLRLAVIKAAGDLYGASGAEVTAAKNAFDAVGIVENGQTSPDPGKQPDVPVATGQDLLLLSDVSDAKLYSTNTAIKPAQFDLKTSLGLVHRPSVTDDGKYAYYVTTDKRIRAVNLTGTPNETIISDETIWDNVAISKDGSKLAALTADQDGSIYVYSYSKKKWAEFKLYNPTYSQGVATGDVKYADSFEWDFTGENIVYDAYNELANSNGEIINYWDVGFINVWNSQTSDFSDGTIQKLFSDLEDGESVGNPSFSKNSPDIIAFDYFNENDDSYYVLAADLSTGNLKDVYKNNTLGFPSYSRLDNSMVFSTETNGREDVAGINLTSDKVTPSGNATVLYTSAKWPVWYTQGTRDLPTRTSQTITFDIIADRYLNQGDLTLKATASSNLAVNFSVRSGPATLSGSTLKFTGIGAVTVRAYQDGNSQYAAATPVDRTFSILAVTGTEPTWADALSVYPNPVNSTLTVELPASETLDAVSLKALTGATVVRPGIKAHQKTLTLDVSQLPKGLYLLQVETANGTANRKIVKE; encoded by the coding sequence ATGAAACAACATGTACTGGTTTTAGCACTTCTGACGGCTACAGTAGCAGCGGCTCAACAGCCTACCGGAGGCTTTGCCCCAAAAGCAAAAACCTCGTCGGCCAGCAAGGGGTTAGCGGCCCGGTTAAATGCAGTAGTTGTACCGGTTCCCAAAAACCAAACGGCTCGTCAATCATTCCAGGCTACCAGCGGTTCGCAACTGCGCATCCAGCCTATTCGCCTACGGGTTATCCACGACGAAAAAACCGGACTACCCGTTTTTATTGAACGAAAGGCGGCCTCTCTTTCTACAACTTCGCAAAAAAACAGTGGCGCACGCCTATCGGCGGCTGCAGCCACTTCGGCAACATTTCAGTTTTTAGGACAGGTGAAAGGACTCCTGAAAGTCACTAATCCGGAAGCTACCTTCACCGTTTCGCGTACTGATACCGACGATCTGGGACAAATGCACGTTCGTATGTCGCAAACCTATGCTGGAGTTCCGGTGCTCGGTTCCGAACTTGTGGCCCATCTCACCAATGGCGAAGTGACAGTATTGAACGGCCGGTATCAGCCCATTCCCGACGGGTTATCCACAACGCCTAAACTAGCCCTTGCTGAAGCTTCGGACCGGGCCTTAAAAGATGTTCGCAGCCAGGTAAAGGTACGGACCTTCGGCGATAATATCCTCAACATGAAGCCCACCGAAGGTGATTTGTGTATTTTCACATCAACCGGGGGGGCGAAACTGGCCTATCAACTTACGGTTCGGCCTAATATACTCGAACGCTGGGAATATATTATTGATGCTCAGACGGGCAATGTACTCGATAAATATAATACGACATGCACGTTTCTTGGCCCCATCAAAGCGTCGGGTCGCGATTTGAATGGTCAAAATCGCTCATTTCAAACCTATCAGGACGGTAGTGGTTACTACATGATCGACGCATCGCGGCCGATGTTCAATGCATCGACGTCCAAGATGCCGAGCAGCCCGGCCGGTGCGCTCTGGACCATCGATGCCCGTAATACTTTTGGCGATAATCAGAAGATCTATCAGATCACATCGAGCAACAATACCGACTGGTCGCCCACGGCAGTTTCAGCGCATTACAATGCTGGTGTTGCCTACGACTACTACCGCAACACCTTTAACCGGAATGCCCTGAATGGCAACGGAGCTACCATGATCTCGTTGATCAATGTAAAAGACGATGATGGCACAGCCCTCGACAATGCCTACTGGAACGGTAAAGTAATGGCCTACGGGAACGGAAAGCTTCTGAAACCACTGGCTGGCGCTCTGGATGTAGCCGGGCATGAAATGACACACGGCGTAATTGAGAACACGGCGAATCTTCAGTACAAAAGCCAGTCGGGAGCCATTAACGAATCGATGGCCGATGTGTTTGGCACCATGATCGACCGCGACGACTGGATGATGGGCGAAGACATTGCCACGCCCAATATATTACCTTCGGGCGCTGTCCGGAACCTGTCGAATCCTAATCAGGGAGGAAAAGTCAAAGATCCGAACGGTTATCAGCCAGCAACAATGTCGCAGTATGAAAACACAACCGACGACAATGGTGGCGTTCATACAAACAGTGGTATCCCCAATTTTGCCTTCTATAAATTTGCCACAACGATCGGGAAAGACAAAGCCGAGAAAGTTTATTACCGGGCTCTGACAACCTATCTGGTCCGGACATCTCAATTTCTCGATTTACGGCTAGCAGTCATTAAAGCTGCTGGCGACCTTTATGGCGCTAGTGGTGCTGAAGTAACGGCCGCTAAAAATGCATTCGATGCCGTTGGTATTGTCGAAAATGGCCAGACATCGCCCGATCCGGGCAAGCAACCCGATGTGCCGGTGGCTACTGGCCAGGATTTGCTGTTGCTGTCTGATGTCAGCGATGCAAAACTATACTCAACTAATACGGCCATAAAACCGGCTCAGTTCGACCTTAAAACATCGCTGGGGCTAGTGCACCGACCGAGTGTTACCGACGATGGCAAGTATGCCTATTACGTTACGACCGATAAACGAATTCGGGCGGTTAATCTGACCGGCACACCTAACGAAACAATCATATCCGACGAAACCATCTGGGACAATGTAGCCATTTCAAAAGATGGCTCTAAACTAGCCGCGCTCACCGCCGATCAGGATGGCTCTATTTATGTATACAGTTATAGCAAGAAAAAATGGGCAGAGTTTAAGCTTTACAACCCAACCTATTCGCAGGGGGTAGCCACTGGCGACGTAAAATATGCCGACTCATTTGAGTGGGATTTTACGGGCGAAAACATCGTCTATGATGCGTATAATGAGTTAGCAAACAGTAATGGAGAAATCATAAACTACTGGGATGTGGGCTTCATCAATGTCTGGAACAGTCAAACCAGCGATTTTTCCGACGGCACCATCCAGAAACTTTTTTCGGATCTGGAAGATGGCGAAAGCGTTGGAAACCCATCGTTCTCTAAAAACTCACCTGACATCATTGCATTCGACTACTTCAACGAAAACGACGATAGCTACTATGTACTGGCTGCCGATCTAAGCACAGGAAACCTAAAAGACGTCTATAAAAATAATACACTGGGTTTCCCAAGCTATTCGCGCCTGGATAATTCAATGGTATTTAGCACTGAAACCAATGGCCGGGAAGACGTGGCTGGTATTAACCTGACCAGCGATAAGGTAACCCCATCGGGCAATGCAACGGTCTTATATACCAGTGCCAAATGGCCGGTATGGTATACGCAGGGAACGCGCGATTTGCCAACCAGGACATCCCAGACGATCACGTTCGATATTATTGCTGACCGCTATCTGAACCAGGGCGATCTGACGCTGAAAGCCACAGCATCATCTAATCTGGCGGTTAATTTTTCGGTACGTAGCGGCCCCGCAACGCTTAGTGGAAGTACGCTGAAATTTACAGGCATTGGAGCCGTTACGGTGCGGGCCTATCAGGATGGCAATAGCCAGTATGCAGCCGCAACACCTGTCGACCGAACGTTTAGCATTCTGGCCGTAACGGGTACCGAACCAACCTGGGCCGATGCGTTGTCGGTTTACCCGAATCCGGTCAACTCAACGCTGACCGTCGAATTGCCAGCTAGTGAAACGCTCGATGCTGTTTCGCTGAAAGCCCTCACCGGAGCAACCGTTGTGCGACCCGGCATCAAAGCCCATCAGAAAACACTAACGCTCGATGTTAGTCAGTTGCCTAAAGGGCTTTATCTGCTCCAGGTAGAAACGGCTAACGGAACAGCTAATCGGAAGATTGTGAAGGAGTAA
- a CDS encoding M56 family metallopeptidase yields MITLPYLLSASLYLLLFYGCYRLLFRRNTFFGLNRAYLLGSIVGSIFLPLLELPQVAEPLPLGTITLTDLSITPAVSKTSGLTTSEWLWLIYGVGTSLMVIRLVVMVRSVLRLIGSGSAEKRAAFTLVRLPDDSSPSFSFGSYLVLNRTDAQAGPDSLLRHEEAHIRQRHTADVLFVEIVLAAFWFNPVVWLYKRALQEVHEFLADRAVLQTPQPDYPQQLVAYALNIPLATLITPFVSKSTLKQRIVMLQKPASKNWSLFSYALVLPLAALLVMCTQSEQDLPQSSGSSRKSVKVEGAVLTLVENSPQFPGGMAKLGEYLGENLKYPEAAQKAKVEGKVFVSFIVTKTGEIADIQILKGIGYGADAEAVRVVKNMPNWTPATQDGKAVNVKFNLPINFQLTEKADKSDAFLKDIKHVYINGKEVDRQKIKTLSPDAIASMNVNKAKGVIDITTK; encoded by the coding sequence ATGATAACGCTACCGTATCTTCTCTCAGCCAGTCTTTATCTGTTGCTATTTTACGGCTGCTACCGGTTGCTGTTTCGGCGGAATACATTTTTCGGCCTGAACCGGGCTTATTTGCTCGGCTCGATAGTCGGCTCTATATTCCTTCCTTTGCTCGAACTCCCTCAGGTTGCTGAGCCTTTGCCTCTGGGCACGATTACATTGACTGATCTGTCAATTACGCCAGCCGTCAGTAAGACCAGTGGCCTAACGACTTCAGAATGGCTTTGGCTGATTTATGGCGTCGGTACTAGCCTGATGGTTATTCGGCTGGTAGTTATGGTCCGTTCGGTGCTTCGGCTTATTGGTAGCGGTTCTGCCGAAAAGCGGGCCGCTTTTACGCTGGTTCGTTTACCCGACGACTCGTCTCCCTCATTTTCGTTTGGGTCGTATCTGGTTCTAAACCGTACCGATGCTCAGGCTGGCCCGGACTCGTTATTGCGACACGAAGAAGCCCACATTCGTCAGCGACATACGGCCGATGTGCTTTTTGTAGAAATTGTGTTAGCGGCTTTCTGGTTCAACCCGGTCGTGTGGCTTTATAAACGGGCTTTGCAGGAAGTACACGAGTTCCTGGCCGACCGGGCGGTGCTACAAACTCCTCAGCCCGATTACCCGCAACAACTGGTCGCTTATGCGCTCAATATTCCATTAGCTACACTAATAACTCCCTTTGTTTCTAAATCAACCCTTAAACAACGAATCGTTATGTTACAAAAACCCGCATCCAAAAATTGGTCGCTCTTCAGCTATGCACTGGTGTTGCCGCTGGCTGCTTTATTAGTTATGTGTACGCAATCAGAACAGGATTTACCACAAAGCAGCGGATCGTCCCGTAAGTCGGTAAAGGTCGAGGGAGCAGTGTTGACACTGGTTGAAAATAGTCCTCAATTCCCCGGCGGTATGGCGAAGTTGGGTGAATACCTCGGTGAAAATCTCAAATATCCCGAAGCAGCTCAGAAAGCCAAGGTAGAAGGCAAAGTGTTCGTTAGTTTTATTGTTACGAAAACGGGTGAAATTGCCGATATACAGATTCTGAAAGGTATTGGTTATGGAGCCGATGCCGAAGCCGTTCGGGTAGTGAAAAATATGCCAAACTGGACACCCGCTACGCAGGACGGTAAGGCTGTAAATGTAAAGTTTAACCTGCCCATCAATTTTCAACTGACAGAAAAGGCCGATAAGAGCGATGCTTTCCTAAAAGATATAAAGCACGTTTATATCAATGGTAAGGAAGTTGATCGACAAAAGATAAAAACACTTTCGCCAGATGCCATTGCAAGTATGAATGTCAATAAAGCAAAAGGCGTTATTGACATCACAACAAAGTAA